From a single Eleginops maclovinus isolate JMC-PN-2008 ecotype Puerto Natales chromosome 18, JC_Emac_rtc_rv5, whole genome shotgun sequence genomic region:
- the LOC134880235 gene encoding uncharacterized protein LOC134880235 isoform X2: MKAEVLWALNTVAKHQSCRSNDGIGELFQAMFPDSTVAKTFQCGRDKMSYILRFGVAEFVKKELISKVTGPFVIMFDESLNHTTKRKQLDLHVRYWDDGQVQSRYLGSQFMGHATANDLLKEIKECAGHLDLSKLISISMDGPNVDKILRALHTLLHNVPARREDYEKTTRSTRFPLAWCGHRWLVNLPVVIRALDIWSSMLVYTNAVRRKELPNPGTGSFAVIEEAQKDPLTLPKLQFFRSIAQLFDPFLRKYQTEEPVMPYLGRDLAELIKSLMRRFVKREVLQDITTAQLTKLDIGDTILQQFDAALSVKCRHEDFISFKPMQKRLDGFLHGFIGKAYPDLWAFCKTLLLLSHGQASVERGFSVNKEIETENMQEETLVAHRLVYDYVAIHGGVTKVPLTPDLMKSVMAARSRYRVHLDEQRKKKETETQGKKRAHAEEQLQDLKVKRDSLHKVTESLGKEADELAEQAEGKAGSKMAHLISKSNALRRAAKDKLSQLKVLGDEIATKSAELKSM; encoded by the exons ATGAAGGCAGAAGTTCTGTGGGCGCTTAACACAGTGGCTAAACACCAGTCATGCAGATCCAATGACGGCATCGGAGAGCTTTTCCAAGCGATGTTCCCCGACTCCACAGTTGCCAAAACATTCCAATGCGGGAGAGACAAGATGTCGTACATACTCCGATTTGGAGTGGCAGAGTTCGTCAAAAAAGAGCTTATCTCAAAGGTGACCGGGCCCTTCGTCATTATGTTTGACGAAAGTCTTAACCACACAACAAAGAGGAAGCAACTGGACCTTCACGTAAGGTACTGGGATGACGGCCAGGTACAGTCCCGGTACCTGGGCTCACAATTTATGGGCCATGCCACAGCAAACGACTTGCTGAAGGAGATCAAA GAATGTGCGGGCCACCTGGACCTCAGCAAGCTGATTTCGATCTCAATGGATGGTCCAAAT GTGGACAAGATCCTCAGGGCCTTGCACACATTGTTGCATAATGTTCCCGCAAGACGAGAGGACTACGAGAAGACCACCAGGTCTACCCGCTTCCCGTTGGCATGGTGTGGGCACCGATGGCTGGTAAACCTGCCTGTCGTGATACGAGCGTTGGATATCTGGTCATCTATGCTGGTGTACACCAATGCTGTGAGGAGAAAGGAGCTTCCAAATCCTGGCACTGGAAGCTTTGCTGTAATCGAAGAAGCCCAGAAAGATCCCCTGACTCTACCTAAGCTGCAGTTTTTCAGGAGCATCGCCCAGCTATTTGATCCGTTTTTAAGGAAGTACCAGACTGAGGAGCCGGTGATGCCTTACCTAGGCAGAGATCTGGCAGAGTTGATCAAG AGTCTGATGCGTCGTTTCGTGAAACgagaggttctgcaggacatcACCACAGCCCAGCTTACCAAACTGGACATAG GGGACACCATTCTCCAACAGTTCgatgctgcgttgtctgtgaagTGCAGGCATGAAGATTTCATCTCCTTCAAGCCAATGCAAAAGAGGCTAGATGGCTTCCTTCATGGCTTCATCGGCAAGGCATACCCAGATCTTTGGGCCTTTTGCAAGACCCTTTTACTGCTTTCTCATGGTCAGGCGTCTGTAGAGAGAGGCTTCTCAGTGAACAAAGAGATCGAGACGGAGAATATGCAAGAAGAAACATTGGTCGCACACAGGCTTGTTTACGACTACGTTGCAATACATGGGGGCGTTACCAAGGTTCCACTTACACCTGACCTAATGAAATCTGTCATGGCTGCCAGGTCACGGTACCGTGTGCATTTGGacgaacagaggaagaagaaggagacagagacacaagggaAGAAAAGGGCACACGCGGAGGAGCAGTTACAAGACCTGAAAGTCAAGAGGGACAGTCTACATAAAGTTACTGAGAGCCTGGGCAAAGAGGCAGATGAGTTGGCAGAGCAAGCAGAGGGCAAGGCTGGGAGCAAAATGgcacatctgatttcaaaatcaaatgctcTGAGGAGGGCTGCCAAAGACAAGCTCTCCCAGCTTAAGGTTCTGGGGGATGAAATTGCCACCAAAAGTGCAGAGcttaaaagcatgtaa
- the LOC134880235 gene encoding uncharacterized protein LOC134880235 isoform X1 — protein MKAEVLWALNTVAKHQSCRSNDGIGELFQAMFPDSTVAKTFQCGRDKMSYILRFGVAEFVKKELISKVTGPFVIMFDESLNHTTKRKQLDLHVRYWDDGQVQSRYLGSQFMGHATANDLLKEIKECAGHLDLSKLISISMDGPNVNFKFFELFQAEYADLYAGSQLISVGSCGLHTVHHAFKTGFSWQVDKILRALHTLLHNVPARREDYEKTTRSTRFPLAWCGHRWLVNLPVVIRALDIWSSMLVYTNAVRRKELPNPGTGSFAVIEEAQKDPLTLPKLQFFRSIAQLFDPFLRKYQTEEPVMPYLGRDLAELIKSLMRRFVKREVLQDITTAQLTKLDIGDTILQQFDAALSVKCRHEDFISFKPMQKRLDGFLHGFIGKAYPDLWAFCKTLLLLSHGQASVERGFSVNKEIETENMQEETLVAHRLVYDYVAIHGGVTKVPLTPDLMKSVMAARSRYRVHLDEQRKKKETETQGKKRAHAEEQLQDLKVKRDSLHKVTESLGKEADELAEQAEGKAGSKMAHLISKSNALRRAAKDKLSQLKVLGDEIATKSAELKSM, from the exons ATGAAGGCAGAAGTTCTGTGGGCGCTTAACACAGTGGCTAAACACCAGTCATGCAGATCCAATGACGGCATCGGAGAGCTTTTCCAAGCGATGTTCCCCGACTCCACAGTTGCCAAAACATTCCAATGCGGGAGAGACAAGATGTCGTACATACTCCGATTTGGAGTGGCAGAGTTCGTCAAAAAAGAGCTTATCTCAAAGGTGACCGGGCCCTTCGTCATTATGTTTGACGAAAGTCTTAACCACACAACAAAGAGGAAGCAACTGGACCTTCACGTAAGGTACTGGGATGACGGCCAGGTACAGTCCCGGTACCTGGGCTCACAATTTATGGGCCATGCCACAGCAAACGACTTGCTGAAGGAGATCAAA GAATGTGCGGGCCACCTGGACCTCAGCAAGCTGATTTCGATCTCAATGGATGGTCCAAATGTAAATTTTAAGTTCTTTGAGCTGTTCCAGGCGGAATATGCTGACCTGTACGCTGGTTCTCAGCTCATATCTGTTGGTAGCTGCGGGTTACACACCGTACACCATGCCTTTAAAACAGGCTTCTCGTGGCAGGTGGACAAGATCCTCAGGGCCTTGCACACATTGTTGCATAATGTTCCCGCAAGACGAGAGGACTACGAGAAGACCACCAGGTCTACCCGCTTCCCGTTGGCATGGTGTGGGCACCGATGGCTGGTAAACCTGCCTGTCGTGATACGAGCGTTGGATATCTGGTCATCTATGCTGGTGTACACCAATGCTGTGAGGAGAAAGGAGCTTCCAAATCCTGGCACTGGAAGCTTTGCTGTAATCGAAGAAGCCCAGAAAGATCCCCTGACTCTACCTAAGCTGCAGTTTTTCAGGAGCATCGCCCAGCTATTTGATCCGTTTTTAAGGAAGTACCAGACTGAGGAGCCGGTGATGCCTTACCTAGGCAGAGATCTGGCAGAGTTGATCAAG AGTCTGATGCGTCGTTTCGTGAAACgagaggttctgcaggacatcACCACAGCCCAGCTTACCAAACTGGACATAG GGGACACCATTCTCCAACAGTTCgatgctgcgttgtctgtgaagTGCAGGCATGAAGATTTCATCTCCTTCAAGCCAATGCAAAAGAGGCTAGATGGCTTCCTTCATGGCTTCATCGGCAAGGCATACCCAGATCTTTGGGCCTTTTGCAAGACCCTTTTACTGCTTTCTCATGGTCAGGCGTCTGTAGAGAGAGGCTTCTCAGTGAACAAAGAGATCGAGACGGAGAATATGCAAGAAGAAACATTGGTCGCACACAGGCTTGTTTACGACTACGTTGCAATACATGGGGGCGTTACCAAGGTTCCACTTACACCTGACCTAATGAAATCTGTCATGGCTGCCAGGTCACGGTACCGTGTGCATTTGGacgaacagaggaagaagaaggagacagagacacaagggaAGAAAAGGGCACACGCGGAGGAGCAGTTACAAGACCTGAAAGTCAAGAGGGACAGTCTACATAAAGTTACTGAGAGCCTGGGCAAAGAGGCAGATGAGTTGGCAGAGCAAGCAGAGGGCAAGGCTGGGAGCAAAATGgcacatctgatttcaaaatcaaatgctcTGAGGAGGGCTGCCAAAGACAAGCTCTCCCAGCTTAAGGTTCTGGGGGATGAAATTGCCACCAAAAGTGCAGAGcttaaaagcatgtaa
- the LOC134880235 gene encoding uncharacterized protein LOC134880235 isoform X3 — protein MKAEVLWALNTVAKHQSCRSNDGIGELFQAMFPDSTVAKTFQCGRDKMSYILRFGVAEFVKKELISKVTGPFVIMFDESLNHTTKRKQLDLHVRYWDDGQVQSRYLGSQFMGHATANDLLKEIKECAGHLDLSKLISISMDGPNVNFKFFELFQAEYADLYAGSQLISVGSCGLHTVHHAFKTGFSWQVDKILRALHTLLHNVPARREDYEKTTRSTRFPLAWCGHRWLVNLPVVIRALDIWSSMLVYTNAVRRKELPNPGTGSFAVIEEAQKDPLTLPKLQFFRSIAQLFDPFLRKYQTEEPVMPYLGRDLAELIKSLMRRFVKREVLQDITTAQLTKLDIGDKNILMPVHCVDIGLGAEEALKNSKSSDLRILEFKRDCMQGLSSMVKKVQEKSPLKYSTVRQMDCLDPTVMSSDPDGCKAKMKGLVQTFLLNRQLAGGVCAGTRSSRKG, from the exons ATGAAGGCAGAAGTTCTGTGGGCGCTTAACACAGTGGCTAAACACCAGTCATGCAGATCCAATGACGGCATCGGAGAGCTTTTCCAAGCGATGTTCCCCGACTCCACAGTTGCCAAAACATTCCAATGCGGGAGAGACAAGATGTCGTACATACTCCGATTTGGAGTGGCAGAGTTCGTCAAAAAAGAGCTTATCTCAAAGGTGACCGGGCCCTTCGTCATTATGTTTGACGAAAGTCTTAACCACACAACAAAGAGGAAGCAACTGGACCTTCACGTAAGGTACTGGGATGACGGCCAGGTACAGTCCCGGTACCTGGGCTCACAATTTATGGGCCATGCCACAGCAAACGACTTGCTGAAGGAGATCAAA GAATGTGCGGGCCACCTGGACCTCAGCAAGCTGATTTCGATCTCAATGGATGGTCCAAATGTAAATTTTAAGTTCTTTGAGCTGTTCCAGGCGGAATATGCTGACCTGTACGCTGGTTCTCAGCTCATATCTGTTGGTAGCTGCGGGTTACACACCGTACACCATGCCTTTAAAACAGGCTTCTCGTGGCAGGTGGACAAGATCCTCAGGGCCTTGCACACATTGTTGCATAATGTTCCCGCAAGACGAGAGGACTACGAGAAGACCACCAGGTCTACCCGCTTCCCGTTGGCATGGTGTGGGCACCGATGGCTGGTAAACCTGCCTGTCGTGATACGAGCGTTGGATATCTGGTCATCTATGCTGGTGTACACCAATGCTGTGAGGAGAAAGGAGCTTCCAAATCCTGGCACTGGAAGCTTTGCTGTAATCGAAGAAGCCCAGAAAGATCCCCTGACTCTACCTAAGCTGCAGTTTTTCAGGAGCATCGCCCAGCTATTTGATCCGTTTTTAAGGAAGTACCAGACTGAGGAGCCGGTGATGCCTTACCTAGGCAGAGATCTGGCAGAGTTGATCAAG AGTCTGATGCGTCGTTTCGTGAAACgagaggttctgcaggacatcACCACAGCCCAGCTTACCAAACTGGACATAGGTGACAAGAATATCTTGATGCCGGTGCACTGTGTTGATATTGGCTTGGGTGCTGAGGAGGCCCTCAAG AACAGCAAAAGTTCAGACCTCAGGATTCTTGAATTTAAAAGGGACTGCATGCAAGGACTCTCAAGCATGGTGAAGAAAGTACAGGAGAAGAGTcctcttaagtacagtaccGTTAGGCAGATGGATTGTCTAGACCCCACAGTGATGAGCAGTGATCCAGACGGCTGCAAGGCAAAGATGAAGGGACTTGTGCAGACATTTCTGCTCAACAGGCAGCTGGCAGGAGGAGTTTGTGCTGGTACTAGGAGTTCTAGAAAGGGCTGA
- the LOC134880235 gene encoding uncharacterized protein LOC134880235 isoform X4, whose amino-acid sequence MKAEVLWALNTVAKHQSCRSNDGIGELFQAMFPDSTVAKTFQCGRDKMSYILRFGVAEFVKKELISKVTGPFVIMFDESLNHTTKRKQLDLHVRYWDDGQVQSRYLGSQFMGHATANDLLKEIKECAGHLDLSKLISISMDGPNVNFKFFELFQAEYADLYAGSQLISVGSCGLHTVHHAFKTGFSWQVDKILRALHTLLHNVPARREDYEKTTRSTRFPLAWCGHRWLVNLPVVIRALDIWSSMLVYTNAVRRKELPNPGTGSFAVIEEAQKDPLTLPKLQFFRSIAQLFDPFLRKYQTEEPVMPYLGRDLAELIKSLMRRFVKREVLQDITTAQLTKLDIGDKNILMPVHCVDIGLGAEEALKGTPFSNSSMLRCL is encoded by the exons ATGAAGGCAGAAGTTCTGTGGGCGCTTAACACAGTGGCTAAACACCAGTCATGCAGATCCAATGACGGCATCGGAGAGCTTTTCCAAGCGATGTTCCCCGACTCCACAGTTGCCAAAACATTCCAATGCGGGAGAGACAAGATGTCGTACATACTCCGATTTGGAGTGGCAGAGTTCGTCAAAAAAGAGCTTATCTCAAAGGTGACCGGGCCCTTCGTCATTATGTTTGACGAAAGTCTTAACCACACAACAAAGAGGAAGCAACTGGACCTTCACGTAAGGTACTGGGATGACGGCCAGGTACAGTCCCGGTACCTGGGCTCACAATTTATGGGCCATGCCACAGCAAACGACTTGCTGAAGGAGATCAAA GAATGTGCGGGCCACCTGGACCTCAGCAAGCTGATTTCGATCTCAATGGATGGTCCAAATGTAAATTTTAAGTTCTTTGAGCTGTTCCAGGCGGAATATGCTGACCTGTACGCTGGTTCTCAGCTCATATCTGTTGGTAGCTGCGGGTTACACACCGTACACCATGCCTTTAAAACAGGCTTCTCGTGGCAGGTGGACAAGATCCTCAGGGCCTTGCACACATTGTTGCATAATGTTCCCGCAAGACGAGAGGACTACGAGAAGACCACCAGGTCTACCCGCTTCCCGTTGGCATGGTGTGGGCACCGATGGCTGGTAAACCTGCCTGTCGTGATACGAGCGTTGGATATCTGGTCATCTATGCTGGTGTACACCAATGCTGTGAGGAGAAAGGAGCTTCCAAATCCTGGCACTGGAAGCTTTGCTGTAATCGAAGAAGCCCAGAAAGATCCCCTGACTCTACCTAAGCTGCAGTTTTTCAGGAGCATCGCCCAGCTATTTGATCCGTTTTTAAGGAAGTACCAGACTGAGGAGCCGGTGATGCCTTACCTAGGCAGAGATCTGGCAGAGTTGATCAAG AGTCTGATGCGTCGTTTCGTGAAACgagaggttctgcaggacatcACCACAGCCCAGCTTACCAAACTGGACATAGGTGACAAGAATATCTTGATGCCGGTGCACTGTGTTGATATTGGCTTGGGTGCTGAGGAGGCCCTCAAG GGGACACCATTCTCCAACAGTTCgatgctgcgttgtctgtga